cttAAGTGTCCAGTTAGatgagtttttatagttttatgtgcCCACTGCCCAAACAAGTTACAGAACATTTCCGTCAGCCAGAAAACTTTGACCACTTTCTGGTCAGCCCTCACTCCCGTCCCAGGGACAACCACTGATCTGATTTTTCACCACTGTAAATTAATTCTGCCTGGTTTTGAATTTCATGTCAATGTCAAATGGACTTAGAACAGTTAGTGTCTCTTCTTTTATGTGGCACGGTGTGTGGGAATCATACATGGATGTTGTGTGTATCAGTAGCTCAAGTCCTCCATTGTCTGAACAGCCCATGGTTTGTTCATGTAGTCTTTTGAGAGACAATTGGGTTATTTCTATTTGTAGCTTTTATAAGTATAAGCCGCTATGGACTTTCTTGGACAAGTCTTtttgtgaacatgttttcattgttcatgttgaatttctctattgattttttttgtttgtttcattgattttttcattcattattctCCATGCATGCTTGAGGCTTAATTTGCTTTCTTCTGGCTTCTGAAGATGAACTTTAATGCtgttaattttacctgttttcttctaagcaaAGCACTTAAAACTAAATTTCCTTCCAGGCAGTGCGTTAGCGGCATCCCATGAATTTTGATGTGTCATGTTTTCGTTATCATTgagttagaatttttttctaattgtcttTATAGTTTCTTATTTTATCCATAGGTTATTGAGAAGGGTATTGTTTAACTCCCAAATATTTGGGGACTTCTAGATGTtactgttactgatttctaatttggtCAGACAACACACTCTGGATGATTCCATTGCGGCTATTTTTAGGTCTGTCTTGGCACGCTTGCAGTATGTACTGGAAAATAGTGTGTATTTTGCAGTCATTAGTCATAGGgctctataaatgtcaattagttcAAGATGGTTGAGACTGCTGTTAAAAATCTTTTATagcctatttttttctaattgctcAATCATTTATTGGGAGGGGGCTGTTAAAAGCTCTGACTGCActtgtggatttgcctatttctcTCTATAATTCTCAGGTTTTTGCTtcctgtattttgaaatttttattaggTACACAATTGGGATCGTTATGctttcttgatgaattgactcaTTATAATGAAGTGCCTTTGGTACTTTTTGGATTGAAATCCATGTTTTCTATTAATATAGTGAAACCAGATTTTTACACTTAATATTTGCATGCTATAACTTTTCTACCCTTTTGTATTTAAGCCATTGGTatctttatgtttaaaatgtttttcttataaaCAGCATATACTTGGGTCTTGCCTTTTTATCCAGTtggacagtctttttttttttttgagatggaattttgctgttgttgcccaggttgcagtgcaatggcaagatcttggctctgTTACCAGTTCATCATGTGtcttataattttattgtatGCCAGGCATTTTGTATAAAAGAACATTAGAGACTGAGGTAAATAAAGATTTTCCTCAGAAAATGGCACACctaggctgggcaccgtggctcaggcctgtaatcatagcactttgggaggccaaggcatgcagatcgcttgagcccaggagttcaagaccagcctgggcaacttggagaaaccccatctctacaaaaaaaaaaaaatacaaaaactagccaggcatggtggttggcACCtctagtcctggctacttgggaggctgaggggggaggatcatctgagcttgggaggttgaggctgcagtgaactgtgatcgagctactgcactccagcctgggtgacagagtgagaccctgtcttaaaacaaacaaacaagaaaacggCACACATTTCTTCTGTTGAGCCACAAGAGGGAGGGGCTGTGTGAACCTCATCTGTAGTTTAGGGGCAACTTTTGTTGGAATTTCTTTACCACTGGCTTTAAATGTGTTCAGAGTAGAATTAGGAGTTTCCCTTCAGCAGACCTTGGGATCTTAGCCCTGGCAGAATTCCAGGGATGTCTTTATGTTTTAAAGTCGCCAGCTTTTGGAACTGTGGGAGACCTCTGGTATTCAGCCCTGCCGTCGGGCTGTGGGGCCGCTGGGGTGTTTGCTGCTCTCCAGTCTCACCCCGCTCTGTACCTCAGGGGGTTTCTCTCCACCTCACTACCTCGCACCCAGCCTTCCCTGAAGCCCGTGTGAGGGAGTTGGCGGGGGCAGAGGCGGGCTGTGCTGGGGCTCCCTGGAGTCCTCATCTGTCACGCCAGCCCCCACATGGTCATGAACTTCCACTCGTTTCCCCTCACGCCCAGCCCCAGGGCATCCCGCCCGCCTGCCAAGCACCAGGATAAAAGCTGTGGGCTCCTTCCCCAAGGAAAGGCTCGTCCTGTCTGCATTTTGATTAATTTAGGTCCCTTTGCATTGCCAGCCCTCAGATGGctttaaatttgattttgttGCTTGCTTGGCTTGTTTTCATCTTTAGGGCGAGACAGTCTTTTGTAGCTTTTCTGCCTTCTGACTGGAAGTGGGTGCCTCCTGCATTTTCTTAACACCTTTTCCCCAGCTTATTTTGGAAACTGTCAAACCTACAGAGAGCTGAAAGAACAGTACAGTTAACATCTATCCACCCTTCACCCACATTCACCACTTGTGAACATTTTAATGCATTGACTTAATGTGTCTGTCTGCTTATATATGCATTTGTAtgtgtatccttttttttttttcccctaaccgatttgagagtaagttgcagTCATAATAACCTGGATCTCCCAAAAACAAAGGCGTCCTCTTGTATGACCACAGTTGAATTGTCCTACCTTAGAAATTCATCATTGATGCGATAATACTAAGGTAGACGGTCCACGGGCCATCCGGAAAATCTGGAAACATTGACAGATATGCATGTCATTGTCAAGGTCATCTCCAgtctgtgaaaaataaatcatCTGCATTTCTAGACatctgttaatattttaattctcCCCAGCTTTCCCTAAAACATCCTTTgtagctgctttttaaaaattcagggtCCATTGAAAGCACCAGTGTTGCCTATGACCTGCCTTTTTACCTCTTTTTACTGGAAAGTCTCACTTCTTTTTTGGGAGACTTTTATGACAGTGACATTGAGCTGTGTCCAGGCCAgttcttttataaaatgttctACGATCTGGATTCATGTATGTATTTCCACATGATGCTGAGTGTTTTCAGATAATTCAAGAACCAGATTTTCACATGAAACAATCGCAATGCTTCAGCACTGCACAGTCCACAGAAGCCTGCGGCTGCCTCTGGCCCCACCTGCCCCTGCTCCCCCAGGCCTCCCCtgccctttttcttctctccctgctTCTCCCTCGCCCTCAGCCCAGCAGCGTCTCCTGGGCAGTCCAGGCTCTCGGGGCTGGGTTGGGTAGCAGCCCCTGCAGCCGGTCCCACTGAGTCTGCCCTGCCTTCCAGATTCTGGTACAGGTCAAAGAGGTCCTCTCCAAGCTGAGCACGCTCGTGGAAACCACACTCAAAGAGGTGCGCGTTGTGGGGCAGTCGGGGGAGGGCCAGCGGGGGTGGGCTCTCTGGCTGGGGAGGGGCCACAGAGCTCAGGAACTCACGGAGCCACCTCCCTGTCTCCCTCACACCCCCACCCCTGTGCCTTTCCTCCTGAATATCCCATTTCTCTGCTGGCCTCTTGGTCTCTGTCCCACCCTCTTCGTTTGTGTCCCCTGCTTGTGTCTCTTGCATGATTCTTCTCGGTCTACTGTGAACTCTTACCCTTCCCCTCacctctgccccctccccacatCTCTCTCTGGGCCCCTCCCTCTCCGGTGGCCTCttttctttcagacagagaagATTACAGTATGCGGGGACACCCATGGCCAGTTCTATGACCTCCTTAACATATTCGAGCTCAACGGTTTACCCTCGGAGACCAACCCCTATGTATCCTTCTCGGCAGAGccaccctctccccacctccacccccagccccagcctcagatCTGCAGAGGGGGAGGAGCCCCTGCCAGGGAAAAGACGTGACCTTGGAAAGGAGAGGCCTGGCCATGCTGGGGCACCAAGATGTGGGTGGAGCTGCAGGCTGGCCACGCACCCCAGGCTCCAGGCTCGGACAGGCCTGGGCCAGCACCCAGCGGCTGTAGGACCTGAGCTGGTAGCTCAGTCTCTCTGGGCCCTGGCTTGTCTTCGTCTGCCTCAGGATCGCATTTGAATGGCACCTGGCACTGGCCACACCTGGGTTccatcctggctttgccacttcccagctgtgtgagcGAAGCAGGTTACTTCACTGCTTGGTGTCACAGTATCCCCACTTGCAAAGGGGGATAATAATATGTGCAACCCTGTTACTCAGCAGTTCCTGAGAGGACAGGCTAAGAACAGGGCCTGGCCCACGCTCGATGCTGTGTAAGTATCTCCACATATTATGGTATTTGCTTGGTGAGTGGTGGGAGGGTCTGTGTCCCATCTCccctgtggctcaggcctgtctgaggagagctgaagcaggtggaCTGACTGGTCCCCGCACCTCcccaccactggctttcctgggagACAGGAGGCAGGGTCCTCAGTGCCATACTACTGAGGCTCAGCGACCAAGCTCTGGCTGGAGCCACAGTGAGGAAAGGGTTAGAAACCCAGACCCCTTGCACCCTGCCAAGTCCTCACTGATTGGGAGGTGCTGACAGGAGCCTTGAGACCAGGCAGGAGCAACCCATCTGGCCCATCTTCtgccaccaccccccaccccaccccttcccctccacGCTTGCCATGTTTTCCTTAGCAGGACAGATATTTAATGGTGACTTTGTGGACCGAGGCTCCTTCTCTGTAGAAGTGATCCTCACCCTTTTCGGCTTCAAGCTCCTGTACCCAGATCACTTTCACCTACTTCGAGGTGAGCTGGGAAGCGACAAGGTTTGGGTTCATTGTGGGGTCCTGGGTAGGGCACTTACTCTGCAAGGATAATAGTTGCAGCTGTATTTATTTTGTGGACTCAGAGATCATTCACAGGGCGGCCTTTTAAGGTTGAGTATGTTGTGCACTGCACAATAACATCACACCAAAGGACGCATTTATATCATAGATAGTGTAGAAATGGATGTTTACTCTGACCATTTTTCAGCAGATGGCAAACAAGGGTCTGAGGATGGGCCCCTTTTTCTAATTCGCACAAGGACATGAAACAGGCTTCTGGGTTGCCCTAAATCTGGCACTAAAGTCAAGCTGAGTGACGGAGTGAACAGACCAGGGCCCGAGGGTGGGAGTAAAGAGACTGTTGACAAGGCAGCTGTGCCCCCTCAGATTCAGGCTTGGTGTCAGATTCGGGTTCTCTTGATTGAAGTAGAGCCTGgaactgagtgtggtggttcacacctgtaatcccagaactttggtaggccgaggtaggaggatcacttcagcccaggagtttgagaccagcctgggcaacacagtgagaccttgtctctaataaacatttttttaaaaggccgggtgtggtgactcatgcctgtaatcccagcattttgggaggccaaggcagtggatcacctgaggtcaggaattcaagaccagcctgtccaatgtggtgaaaccctgtctctactaaaaatacagaattagccaggcatggtggcgcacacctgtaatcccagctacctgggaggctgaggcaggagaatcacttgaacccgggaggcacatgttgcagtgagctgagatcgcgccactgcactccatcctgggcgatagagtgagactcagtcttaaaaaaaaaaaaaaagccaggcatggtggcactgtgcacctgtagtcccagcttcttgggtggccaaagtgggagaattgcttgagcccaggagtgtgaggctgcagtgagccatgatcacaccactgcactccagtgtggggaacagagcgagaacctgtctctttggaaaaaaaatgaaatttgaagtaGAGCCCAGAGTATTTGCTGGAGGAACAGACACAGGTGTGAGACAAAGAGGGAACAAAAGGGGCCCTCTAGGGTTTTGGCCAGAGCATCTGGAGGACTGTGGCTGCCAATGACAAAGATGGGGAGACGTAGAGCAGGGTGTGGCCAGGAGCTGAGGAGCTCCCCTTTGGATGTGGCTGTGAGACTCAGGAGACATGGGGTGTGGGTGAGGTTCCGAGGGGTGTTGAAAATATAGGTTTCTTGGTGTCCAGATGAGATTAGACAAGAGGAGTTCACCAGGATGTGAGGGCCACACAGGGAGGCCCTGCCCATGGCAGGGTCGGGGTGAGTTGGGAGGGGAGTGATAGGCTGGGGCGAAGCCTGCATGCCTGTGTCCCTGGGCTCACAGGGTTCATGCagcagtgcccagcacagggccaTAGCTCAGGAAGCCCCCTACTGTGGGCCTCGTTGCAGGAGGCAACAAGCACTCAGGCCAAGGAACTGGACAAGCAGAGTCTGAGCAGATGCGAGGCTGGGCAGCCTTCTCCTTGCCCTCAAGCGCTGGAAGGGAAGGAGGCGGCCAGGTGCTTCTGTCCGAGACGGAAGGGTGGAGCTCAgcgtgggctgggctggggcacaTGCTCTGCGGATGggcctactttttgtttttgagacagggtcttgctctgttgcccaggctggagtgccgtagcATGAGCATagcgcactgcagcctctgcttcatggactcaggtgatcctctggcctcagcctcccaagtagctggcactacaggcacgcaccaccatgcccagctaatttttaaaattgttttgtagagaggTTTCAgtatatcgcccaggctggtctcaaattgctgggctcaagcagttcttctgccttggcctcccaaagtgctggagttacaggcatgagccacggtgcctagCCATGGACCTACTTTTTGTCAAGATTCCACCCTTGGTACCTCCAATCTGGAAGGCACCACAATGGGAGGCATGAAGCCCACGGGGGCAGGAGACACACGCACAGTTCTGGGCCTTGAGGGTGCCTGGCTGGAGGACACTGATGTACCTGGAGGCTGAGCTTTCTCTCCTGTCCCCGTGTTTTCCAGGCAACCACGAGACAGACAACATGAACCAGATCTACGGTTTCGAGGGTGAGGTGAAGGCCAAGTACACAGCCCAGATGTACGAGCTCTTTAGCGAGGTGTTCGAGTGGCTCCCGTTGGCCCAGTGCATCAACGGcaaagtgctggtgaggatggcGTGAGCCCTGAGTGTGGGTTCCCCGCCCAGCCACACCTGGGCAGATGTGTGCTGGTGAAGGAAGTCGGGGCCTGTGGGTGGCTGGCACCTTCCCTCACAGCGGCATCCCCCAACTCCCCAGATCATGCACGGAGGCCTGTTCAGTGAAGATGGCGTCACCCTGGATGACATCCGGAAAATCGAGCGAAATCGACAACCCCCAGATTCAGGTGAGCAGGGTGGGGCCGGGTGTCTGCAGCAGAAAGGGGCAGCCTGGGCTCAGATCTCTCTGGCAACCCGGCCCTGCCTCAGAGGATGGGCTTTGTGCCCTTGGCAAGGAACAGCgggtctgagcctcagtttcctcacctgtgactTGGGCCAATGCACCTCCTTCATGGGGTTGTGATGGCGAGCACGGTCATGACCGTGGTGCGGGGTGAGGGCACGGTGACCCCTGAGCACGCCTGTCCTTGTGAGTTCAGCTGCGGACCCCTGGAGGGAGGGGAGGTCTTGGGGCTCCTGTGCTGGTGGCGGACACACCTCAGAGAGTTCACGCACTGGTGCACACGCCCGTGCACACTGTAAGTGCTGCAGAGGACGTGGATTGGGTGCGCCAGTTCCGTGTGGTCGGGAAGGCCTCTCCAGGGAGGCGAGGTTTGAGCTGACACTTCAAGAAGCAGAGGCATCTGGCGAGCATATTCCAGGCTCAAGGAGGGGTCCCAAGGCAGGGAGAAGTTGGCGAGCAGGCAGGGCTGTGCTTTGCGGGCTGACGTTGGACATGGGATTCACTGGGCCCAAATCCTGTGGCGCCTTACAGGCCTCAGTGAGGACTTTGTTCCTAGGGCAGTGCGGAGCCACCAAAGGCTTTGAGCAGGGAGAGGGCCTGATCTGAATAGTGGCATTGAAAGCTCTGTCCGGCTTCGGGGCCATGGGGGTTGAGTGGGGTGTGGAGGGCAGATCAGCATAGCGAGTAGGGGTGGCTCAGAATCAGTCACCTGTCCTGAATGTCCATGTCCGTGCTGGATGTCCCCTGCCCAGTCCCCACCCAGGCTGTGCTGTGGGGTGGGCACCTGGCCGGGCCAGGAGGTGGCCTATGAGTGACCACCCCCGGGGAGGTGGACGGGTTCCTAATGTTTCCCTCACTCCCCACCAGGTCCCATGTGTGACCTGCTCTGGTCAGATCCACAGCCGCAGGTGAGTCTGGGTGGGGTGCAGGGCCGGCGGGTGTGGGCTGTGGGCAGCAGGTAGAGGCAGACAGTCACCCTGAACCCCGTCTCTCCCATCTGCCCACCGTCAGAACGGGCGCTCGGTCAGCAAGCGGGGCGTGAGCTGTCAGTTTGGGCCTGACGTCACCAAGGCCTTCTTGGAAGAGAACAACCTGGACTACATCATCCGCAGCCACGAGGTCAAGGCCGAGGGCTATGAGGTGGCTCACGGAGGCCGCTGTGTCACCGTCTTCTCTGCCCCCAACTACTGGTATGTCTTTGCCTTTCCTGCCCAGGGCCTCTGCCAAGCCATGAGATTtgtcttggtttttgttttgcctttttatgATGGAACGTGTCAAAGACGGGCACAAGCAGATGAAAGAGCATGACGAACACCCCCGTGCGCATCAGCCACCTCTGCAGCACCAGTGGGACCAGCCTGTGGGCACTGACCAGCTGCCCCGGGTTACAGCAAGCCCCGGGCACTTTACCTTCCTCCCATTGATTGCCCAGCACGGTTCAGAAGGAAAggagtctttttctttttcttttttttttttttttgagacagagtcttgcttagttgcccaggctggagtgcagtggcgcaatctctactcgctgcaagctctgcctcccgggttcacgccattctcctgcctcagcctcccacgtagctgggactacaggcgcccgccaccacacccggctaattttttgtatttttagtagagatggagtttcaccgtgttagccaggatggtctccatctcctgacctcgtgatccgcctagtctcggcctcccaaagtgctgggattacaggtgtgagccaccgcgcccggccagggtcTTTTTCTTAACCACAATATCATGTTCACAAAAGGAGTGctggctggtcacggtggctcatgcctataatcccagcactttggaaggccaaagcgggcagatcacctgaggtcaggagttcgagaccagcctggccaacatggtgaaaccccatctctactaaaaatacaaaaagtagccaggcgtggtggtgcacacctgtaatcccagctactcgggaggctgaggcaggagaattgcttgaacccgggaggtggaggttgcagtgagctgagatcacgccactgtactccagcctgggcaggagtaagactccatctcaaaacataacacacacacccacaaaggAGTGCTGATCCCTTGCCCTCACCCGAATCCTGCCAAGTTCTCTTTCTGCTGGTCTCTCCTAAGTGTCTTTTCCAGCTGACTTCTTCCAGACAGGACCCAAACAAGGCCcacattttctgtctctctgcctaTGAGTTCCctgtctctccccacccccatcatttatttgttgaagaataGGCTTCTTCAACAAATTCCTCTTCAACAAGAATAGGCCTGCTGTAGAGTCACCTGTGTCCTGGACTAGGCTGACTGCATCCCCGTGGTGCCGTGTGACACGTTCCTCTGTTCCCTGTGTCTCCGTGTGGGCAAAGCTGGAGGCGTGGTCAGATTCCTAGTGGGGTCTGGCAAGCATCCACCTCTGTGAGCTAcgccctgcccctccctgctcctGCTTCCCTCACTCCCACCCTCTTTTCCCCATCCTCATCCTCCTGCCCTTCCCATTCTTTCCCCTTGGATTCCTGTCTTTCCCGTCCCTGTCTCTCCATTCATCTGTGTCTGTCGTGgctctgtccctccctctccctctctctgtcccttcttgcccagcccttccttcccttaaccctccagccctgcccagccctgaccACCTTGTGCACTCTGCTCTTGTCCCTGCAGCGACCAGATGGGGAACAAAGCCTCCTACATCCACCTCCAGGGCTCCGACCTACGGCCTCAGTTCCACCAGTTCACAGCAGTGGTGAGTCACCCCTCAGGGCCCCCGCCCCTCCCATCCTGGCTTGGGGACAAAGAGGCTGAGACCTTGGTAAGGGACAGGGATAGGTTTCGCCGGTGGGTACTCTGGGTGCTCAGGGGCTCTGTTGTGACTTCTGTCCATCCCACCTGTCCCGGCCCCACAGCCTCATCCCAACGTCAAGCCCATGGCCTACGCCAACACGCTGCTGCAGCTAGGAATGATGTGAGGCGACAGGCGGGGCGGCCTGCACCCCAGGGCCCCTCCACTCCCACCGGACCCCGGCCCTGGGCCAGGGGCAGAGCAGGCCCCGCCCCAGGGCAACGTTGGACCCCCTTTTACTTTGTAAAGTTTGTATTTATTCCCCTTTAGGTTTGCAGAGGGGGTAGGGGCAGAGTCAGGGGCTGGCCAGAGGGTCTGCTCCCTGGACAGAGAGGAAGGAGGTGGagcagctggggctgggggcaCAGCCCGGGCATTCTGTGGGGAGGCCGTCctcggggtggggtggggctgagTGGCTGCCCTGCCCCCCTCGTTTGCATGGCTCCTCCCCCACTCAAGCAATAGGGCCCTGCCATAGGAAGACCCCCAGAGAGAGGGTCAGCAGGGGGGCCTCGCCTGCGCCTCCCCTCCTGTAGCCCCATGGTGGGGCTAGGCTGGGGCTCACCCCCCTCCCCAGCTATTTTATGTCTgtaattaaatatgttaaaataaagtcattatCGGAAGTCAGCTTGTCTCTGGATGGTGGAGCCGCAGGAGCTGCCGGGGTTGGGTCACTGCCTGCCTGCTGAGGAGATCCGGAGGGTGGGGAGGCCACGAAGTCCCACTGGCCAGGCCCACCCAGCTTTGGGCTGACAGCCCAAGTGGCCG
The sequence above is a segment of the Macaca nemestrina isolate mMacNem1 chromosome 20, mMacNem.hap1, whole genome shotgun sequence genome. Coding sequences within it:
- the LOC105478578 gene encoding serine/threonine-protein phosphatase 5, translating into MAMAEGERTECAEAPRDEHPADGALKRAEELKTQANDYFKAKDYENAIKFYSQAIELNPSNAIYYGNRSLAYLRTECYGYALGDATRAIELDKKYIKGYYRRAASNMALGKFRAALRDYETVVKVKPHDKDAKMKYQECNKIVKQKAFERAIAGDEHKRSVVDSLDIESMTIEDEYSGPKLEDGKVTITFMKELMQWYKDQKKLHRKCAYQILVQVKEVLSKLSTLVETTLKETEKITVCGDTHGQFYDLLNIFELNGLPSETNPYIFNGDFVDRGSFSVEVILTLFGFKLLYPDHFHLLRGNHETDNMNQIYGFEGEVKAKYTAQMYELFSEVFEWLPLAQCINGKVLIMHGGLFSEDGVTLDDIRKIERNRQPPDSGPMCDLLWSDPQPQNGRSVSKRGVSCQFGPDVTKAFLEENNLDYIIRSHEVKAEGYEVAHGGRCVTVFSAPNYCDQMGNKASYIHLQGSDLRPQFHQFTAVPHPNVKPMAYANTLLQLGMM